GCCGGTGCACCGGGTGCTCGACGGACAGCGATGCCGTCCGCGTCGGGATGATCCGCGCTGCGAGCACGGGCGGCTGCTCGGCTGCGGCCTGGTGCACACCGAGGGTGATCCGGCGGTCGGTCTGCCGCTGTGCCCGGACTGCTACGACTACGTCGGCCATGTGCTGTGGCACGCGCATGCCGGGCGGTTGTGGGACCGGTTCACGACTGCCGTGCGGCGCTGCCTCGCTTCGGCCGGTGGGGTAGCACGCTCGAAGCTCGGCGATCACCTGGTGGTGTCGTTCGCCAAGGTCGCCGAGTTCCAGCGGCGGGCGGCGGTTCACTTCCATGCCGTCGTGCGTCTGGACGGTCCGGACGGTGCGGGCTCGCCCGCTCCCGACTGGGCGACGGAAAGCGTGCTGCTGGATGCGGTCGAACGGGCTGCCGCCTCCAGCTTCGTGCGCGTGCCGGACTCCGGCGCCTACGGCACAGAACGGCTCGGCTGGGGCACGCAGTTCGACGTCCTACCGATCCGCTCCCTGCCCGATGGTGACGGGCCATCAGGTAACGCGGTCGCCGGGTACGTGGCGAAGTACGTCACCAAGGGCGCAGCCGACACGGCAGCCGGATTGGACTACCGGGTCACCAGCCTGGAGGACATCCGCGCGGCCGTCGTCAACAGCCACGTACGCGCCCTCATGGGCACCTGTTGGCGGCTGGGCGGCCTCGCCGAGCTGGAACATCTCCGGCTCCGTCCCTGGGCTCACGCACTCGGCTACCGGGGCCACATCCTCACCAAATCCCGCCGCTACTCCACCACGTACGGCGCACTGCGTGAGGAACGAGCCGACCACCGAAGGGGCGACACCAAGCCCACGGATGGCCCGGACATGGTCACGGAATCGGCCTGGCGTTACGTCGGCTCCGGCTATACCCCCGGCGAGGCTGACCTGCCTTCACCATCGCCGAAGACATCGCCATGAATCGCCAACTGGCCAGGGAGGCACGGGAGGACGCAGAGCAGTGGGGTGAGTGGCTGTGAGAGGTGGCAGCAACCTACTCATGACGCCGGATGAGGCAGCCGCAGAACTCGGCGTCACCAAGCGGGTCCTCATGGACTCGTACCGACGCTGGGGCATCCCGTACCTCAAGGTCGGCAAGCACGTCCGTTTCCGAACTCGCGATCTGCACAACTGGGTTGAGGTGCGCATGCAGCACAACTAGGCTGACGATCAGCCGCTAACCAATCAACATGTGGAGGGTTAACAAGCGTGGCGACCATCAAGAAGGAAGACTGCTCCTGCCCTCGGCGCAAGAAACCCACGTGCCCTCACAAGCCGTATCGGGTGTCGTACCGGGAGCCCGGGGGCAGGGCAGGCAAGCC
Above is a window of Streptomyces sp. DT2A-34 DNA encoding:
- a CDS encoding replication initiator codes for the protein MSAECGNNTTRKIRPSDASSAPAGRSDGLARELRLQALSEADRDLIRLVNDPLFARWQEQIKAIGGCANPIYLSGSTVTRHAVTGEVISSYSTDGEPGERLAVRCRNRRASVCEPCAYLHAGDTFQLVRAGLSGGKGVPDSVRERSRLFVTLTAPSFGPVHRVLDGQRCRPRRDDPRCEHGRLLGCGLVHTEGDPAVGLPLCPDCYDYVGHVLWHAHAGRLWDRFTTAVRRCLASAGGVARSKLGDHLVVSFAKVAEFQRRAAVHFHAVVRLDGPDGAGSPAPDWATESVLLDAVERAAASSFVRVPDSGAYGTERLGWGTQFDVLPIRSLPDGDGPSGNAVAGYVAKYVTKGAADTAAGLDYRVTSLEDIRAAVVNSHVRALMGTCWRLGGLAELEHLRLRPWAHALGYRGHILTKSRRYSTTYGALREERADHRRGDTKPTDGPDMVTESAWRYVGSGYTPGEADLPSPSPKTSP
- a CDS encoding helix-turn-helix domain-containing protein, giving the protein MTPDEAAAELGVTKRVLMDSYRRWGIPYLKVGKHVRFRTRDLHNWVEVRMQHN